One segment of Hippopotamus amphibius kiboko isolate mHipAmp2 chromosome 4, mHipAmp2.hap2, whole genome shotgun sequence DNA contains the following:
- the REPIN1 gene encoding replication initiator 1 isoform X4 yields MGVGVSLLLQFSLTSGGYQSVGRSRRSSRRSIPRSLPGRSWKKPHLLLHSLQEEEPMLERRCRGPVAMGPAQPRLLSGPSQESRQTVEKEPQGLRLQGTALAQKGGQAPSRAHRCAHCRRHFPGWVALWLHARRCQARLPLPCPECGRRFRHAPFLALHCQLHASATPDLGFACHLCGQSFRGWVALVLHLRAHSAAKRPIACPDCERRFWRRKQLRAHLRRCHPPAPEARPFICGNCGRSFAQWDQLVAHKRVHVAEALEEAAAKALGPRPRGRPAVTAPRPGGDAVDRPFQCACCGKRFRHKPNLIAHRRVHTGERPHQCPECGKRFTNKPYLTSHRRIHTGEKPYPCTECGRRFRHKPNLLSHSKIHKRSEGSAQGAPGSGSPQLPVRPPEPSSEPAPEPPLKPAPEPPGAAGERPRAPAEAPPSLYSCEDCGRSFRLERFLRAHQRQHTGERPFTCAECGKNFGKKTHLVAHSRVHSGERPFACEECGRRFSQGSHLAAHRRDHAPERPFVCPDCGKAFRHKPYLAAHRRIHTGEKPYVCPDCGKAFSQKSNLVSHRRIHTGERPYACPDCDRSFSQKSNLITHRKSHIRDGAFCCAICGQTFDDEEKLLAHQKKHDV; encoded by the exons ATGGGGGTAGGGGTGTCTTTACTGCTGCAGTTTTCTCTGACATCTGGGGGCTACCAGAGTGTGGGCCGAAGCAGGCGCTCCAGCCGCAGAAGTATCCCCAGGAGCCTCCCCGGGAGGAGCTGGAAAAAGCCTCATCTCCTGCTCCACAGCCTCCAGG AGGAAGAACCGATGCTGGAACGTCGCTGCAGGGGCCCCGTGGCCATGGGCCCCGCCCAGCCCCGACTCCTTTCAGGGCCCTCCCAGGAGTCGCGGCAGACCGTGGAGAAGGAGCCCCAGGGGCTGAGGTTACAAGGCACTGCGCTGGCCCAGAAGGGCGGCCAGGCCCCAAGTCGGGCCCATCGTTGTGCCCACTGTCGAAGGCACTTCCCGGGCTGGGTGGCCCTCTGGCTTCACGCCAGGCGCTGCCAGGCCCGCCTGCCCCTGCCCTGTCCTGAATGTGGCCGTCGCTTCCGCCATGCCCCTTTCTTGGCACTGCACTGCCAGCTCCATGCATCCGCCACCCCAGACCTGGGCTTCGCCTGCCACCTCTGCGGGCAGAGCTTCCGAGGCTGGGTGGCCCTGGTTCTGCACCTGCGGGCCCACTCGGCGGCAAAGCGGCCCATCGCCTGTCCCGACTGCGAGAGACGCTTCTGGCGGAGAAAGCAGCTGCGGGCCCATCTGCGGCGCTGCCACCCGCCGGCCCCCGAGGCCCGGCCCTTCATATGCGGCAACTGCGGCCGCAGCTTCGCCCAGTGGGACCAGCTGGTTGCTCACAAGCGGGTTCACGTGGCCGAGGCCCTGGAAGAGGCAGCGGCCAAGGCTCTCGGGCCCCGGCCCCGGGGCCGCCCGGCGGTGACCGCGCCCCGGCCGGGTGGAGACGCCGTCGACCGCCCCTTCCAGTGTGCCTGCTGCGGCAAGCGCTTCCGCCACAAGCCCAACCTGATCGCCCACCGCCGCGTGCACACGGGCGAGCGGCCCCACCAGTGCCCCGAGTGCGGGAAGCGCTTCACCAATAAGCCCTACCTGACCTCGCACCGGCGCATCCACACGGGCGAGAAGCCCTACCCGTGCACCGAGTGCGGCCGCCGCTTCCGCCACAAACCCAACCTGCTGTCGCACAGCAAGATCCACAAGCGCTCCGAAGGCTCTGCCCAGGGTGCCCCCGGCTCGGGGAGCCCCCAGCTGCCCGTCCGCCCCCCGGAGCCCTCGTCAGAGCCCGCCCCGGAGCCCCCGCTGAAGCCGGCCCCCGAGCCTCCGGGGGCCGCAGGGGAGCGGCCgcgggccccggcggaggccccgCCCTCTCTGTACAGCTGCGAGGACTGTGGGCGGAGCTTCCGGCTGGAGCGCTTCCTGCGGGCCCACCAGCGGCAGCACACGGGCGAGCGCCCCTTCACCTGCGCCGAGTGCGGGAAGAACTTCGGCAAGAAGACCCACCTGGTGGCCCACTCCCGGGTCCACTCCGGCGAGCGGCCCTTTGCCTGCGAGGAGTGCGGGCGCCGCTTCTCCCAGGGGAGCCACCTGGCCGCCCACCGGCGCGACCACGCGCCCGAGCGGCCCTTCGTCTGCCCGGACTGCGGGAAGGCTTTCCGCCACAAGCCCTACCTGGCCGCCCACCGGCGCATCCACACGGGCGAGAAGCCCTACGTCTGCCCCGACTGCGGCAAAGCCTTCAGCCAGAAGTCCAACCTGGTGTCCCATCGGCGCATCCACACGGGCGAGCGCCCCTACGCCTGCCCTGACTGCGACCGCAGCTTCAGCCAGAAGTCCAACCTCATCACCCACCGCAAGAGCCACATCCGGGACGGCGCCTTCTGCTGCGCCATCTGTGGCCAGACCTTTGACGACGAGGAGAAGCTTCTGGCCCATCAGAAGAAGCATGACGTCTGA
- the REPIN1 gene encoding replication initiator 1 isoform X2 — MDARRGSALPAGEFSLTSGGYQSVGRSRRSSRRSIPRSLPGRSWKKPHLLLHSLQEEEPMLERRCRGPVAMGPAQPRLLSGPSQESRQTVEKEPQGLRLQGTALAQKGGQAPSRAHRCAHCRRHFPGWVALWLHARRCQARLPLPCPECGRRFRHAPFLALHCQLHASATPDLGFACHLCGQSFRGWVALVLHLRAHSAAKRPIACPDCERRFWRRKQLRAHLRRCHPPAPEARPFICGNCGRSFAQWDQLVAHKRVHVAEALEEAAAKALGPRPRGRPAVTAPRPGGDAVDRPFQCACCGKRFRHKPNLIAHRRVHTGERPHQCPECGKRFTNKPYLTSHRRIHTGEKPYPCTECGRRFRHKPNLLSHSKIHKRSEGSAQGAPGSGSPQLPVRPPEPSSEPAPEPPLKPAPEPPGAAGERPRAPAEAPPSLYSCEDCGRSFRLERFLRAHQRQHTGERPFTCAECGKNFGKKTHLVAHSRVHSGERPFACEECGRRFSQGSHLAAHRRDHAPERPFVCPDCGKAFRHKPYLAAHRRIHTGEKPYVCPDCGKAFSQKSNLVSHRRIHTGERPYACPDCDRSFSQKSNLITHRKSHIRDGAFCCAICGQTFDDEEKLLAHQKKHDV, encoded by the exons ATGGACGCGCGACGCGGCTCCGCGCTCCCCGCCGGAGAG TTTTCTCTGACATCTGGGGGCTACCAGAGTGTGGGCCGAAGCAGGCGCTCCAGCCGCAGAAGTATCCCCAGGAGCCTCCCCGGGAGGAGCTGGAAAAAGCCTCATCTCCTGCTCCACAGCCTCCAGG AGGAAGAACCGATGCTGGAACGTCGCTGCAGGGGCCCCGTGGCCATGGGCCCCGCCCAGCCCCGACTCCTTTCAGGGCCCTCCCAGGAGTCGCGGCAGACCGTGGAGAAGGAGCCCCAGGGGCTGAGGTTACAAGGCACTGCGCTGGCCCAGAAGGGCGGCCAGGCCCCAAGTCGGGCCCATCGTTGTGCCCACTGTCGAAGGCACTTCCCGGGCTGGGTGGCCCTCTGGCTTCACGCCAGGCGCTGCCAGGCCCGCCTGCCCCTGCCCTGTCCTGAATGTGGCCGTCGCTTCCGCCATGCCCCTTTCTTGGCACTGCACTGCCAGCTCCATGCATCCGCCACCCCAGACCTGGGCTTCGCCTGCCACCTCTGCGGGCAGAGCTTCCGAGGCTGGGTGGCCCTGGTTCTGCACCTGCGGGCCCACTCGGCGGCAAAGCGGCCCATCGCCTGTCCCGACTGCGAGAGACGCTTCTGGCGGAGAAAGCAGCTGCGGGCCCATCTGCGGCGCTGCCACCCGCCGGCCCCCGAGGCCCGGCCCTTCATATGCGGCAACTGCGGCCGCAGCTTCGCCCAGTGGGACCAGCTGGTTGCTCACAAGCGGGTTCACGTGGCCGAGGCCCTGGAAGAGGCAGCGGCCAAGGCTCTCGGGCCCCGGCCCCGGGGCCGCCCGGCGGTGACCGCGCCCCGGCCGGGTGGAGACGCCGTCGACCGCCCCTTCCAGTGTGCCTGCTGCGGCAAGCGCTTCCGCCACAAGCCCAACCTGATCGCCCACCGCCGCGTGCACACGGGCGAGCGGCCCCACCAGTGCCCCGAGTGCGGGAAGCGCTTCACCAATAAGCCCTACCTGACCTCGCACCGGCGCATCCACACGGGCGAGAAGCCCTACCCGTGCACCGAGTGCGGCCGCCGCTTCCGCCACAAACCCAACCTGCTGTCGCACAGCAAGATCCACAAGCGCTCCGAAGGCTCTGCCCAGGGTGCCCCCGGCTCGGGGAGCCCCCAGCTGCCCGTCCGCCCCCCGGAGCCCTCGTCAGAGCCCGCCCCGGAGCCCCCGCTGAAGCCGGCCCCCGAGCCTCCGGGGGCCGCAGGGGAGCGGCCgcgggccccggcggaggccccgCCCTCTCTGTACAGCTGCGAGGACTGTGGGCGGAGCTTCCGGCTGGAGCGCTTCCTGCGGGCCCACCAGCGGCAGCACACGGGCGAGCGCCCCTTCACCTGCGCCGAGTGCGGGAAGAACTTCGGCAAGAAGACCCACCTGGTGGCCCACTCCCGGGTCCACTCCGGCGAGCGGCCCTTTGCCTGCGAGGAGTGCGGGCGCCGCTTCTCCCAGGGGAGCCACCTGGCCGCCCACCGGCGCGACCACGCGCCCGAGCGGCCCTTCGTCTGCCCGGACTGCGGGAAGGCTTTCCGCCACAAGCCCTACCTGGCCGCCCACCGGCGCATCCACACGGGCGAGAAGCCCTACGTCTGCCCCGACTGCGGCAAAGCCTTCAGCCAGAAGTCCAACCTGGTGTCCCATCGGCGCATCCACACGGGCGAGCGCCCCTACGCCTGCCCTGACTGCGACCGCAGCTTCAGCCAGAAGTCCAACCTCATCACCCACCGCAAGAGCCACATCCGGGACGGCGCCTTCTGCTGCGCCATCTGTGGCCAGACCTTTGACGACGAGGAGAAGCTTCTGGCCCATCAGAAGAAGCATGACGTCTGA
- the REPIN1 gene encoding replication initiator 1 isoform X5, whose product MHVFSPLPTAEEEPMLERRCRGPVAMGPAQPRLLSGPSQESRQTVEKEPQGLRLQGTALAQKGGQAPSRAHRCAHCRRHFPGWVALWLHARRCQARLPLPCPECGRRFRHAPFLALHCQLHASATPDLGFACHLCGQSFRGWVALVLHLRAHSAAKRPIACPDCERRFWRRKQLRAHLRRCHPPAPEARPFICGNCGRSFAQWDQLVAHKRVHVAEALEEAAAKALGPRPRGRPAVTAPRPGGDAVDRPFQCACCGKRFRHKPNLIAHRRVHTGERPHQCPECGKRFTNKPYLTSHRRIHTGEKPYPCTECGRRFRHKPNLLSHSKIHKRSEGSAQGAPGSGSPQLPVRPPEPSSEPAPEPPLKPAPEPPGAAGERPRAPAEAPPSLYSCEDCGRSFRLERFLRAHQRQHTGERPFTCAECGKNFGKKTHLVAHSRVHSGERPFACEECGRRFSQGSHLAAHRRDHAPERPFVCPDCGKAFRHKPYLAAHRRIHTGEKPYVCPDCGKAFSQKSNLVSHRRIHTGERPYACPDCDRSFSQKSNLITHRKSHIRDGAFCCAICGQTFDDEEKLLAHQKKHDV is encoded by the exons ATGCatgttttctctcccctccccacag CAGAGGAAGAACCGATGCTGGAACGTCGCTGCAGGGGCCCCGTGGCCATGGGCCCCGCCCAGCCCCGACTCCTTTCAGGGCCCTCCCAGGAGTCGCGGCAGACCGTGGAGAAGGAGCCCCAGGGGCTGAGGTTACAAGGCACTGCGCTGGCCCAGAAGGGCGGCCAGGCCCCAAGTCGGGCCCATCGTTGTGCCCACTGTCGAAGGCACTTCCCGGGCTGGGTGGCCCTCTGGCTTCACGCCAGGCGCTGCCAGGCCCGCCTGCCCCTGCCCTGTCCTGAATGTGGCCGTCGCTTCCGCCATGCCCCTTTCTTGGCACTGCACTGCCAGCTCCATGCATCCGCCACCCCAGACCTGGGCTTCGCCTGCCACCTCTGCGGGCAGAGCTTCCGAGGCTGGGTGGCCCTGGTTCTGCACCTGCGGGCCCACTCGGCGGCAAAGCGGCCCATCGCCTGTCCCGACTGCGAGAGACGCTTCTGGCGGAGAAAGCAGCTGCGGGCCCATCTGCGGCGCTGCCACCCGCCGGCCCCCGAGGCCCGGCCCTTCATATGCGGCAACTGCGGCCGCAGCTTCGCCCAGTGGGACCAGCTGGTTGCTCACAAGCGGGTTCACGTGGCCGAGGCCCTGGAAGAGGCAGCGGCCAAGGCTCTCGGGCCCCGGCCCCGGGGCCGCCCGGCGGTGACCGCGCCCCGGCCGGGTGGAGACGCCGTCGACCGCCCCTTCCAGTGTGCCTGCTGCGGCAAGCGCTTCCGCCACAAGCCCAACCTGATCGCCCACCGCCGCGTGCACACGGGCGAGCGGCCCCACCAGTGCCCCGAGTGCGGGAAGCGCTTCACCAATAAGCCCTACCTGACCTCGCACCGGCGCATCCACACGGGCGAGAAGCCCTACCCGTGCACCGAGTGCGGCCGCCGCTTCCGCCACAAACCCAACCTGCTGTCGCACAGCAAGATCCACAAGCGCTCCGAAGGCTCTGCCCAGGGTGCCCCCGGCTCGGGGAGCCCCCAGCTGCCCGTCCGCCCCCCGGAGCCCTCGTCAGAGCCCGCCCCGGAGCCCCCGCTGAAGCCGGCCCCCGAGCCTCCGGGGGCCGCAGGGGAGCGGCCgcgggccccggcggaggccccgCCCTCTCTGTACAGCTGCGAGGACTGTGGGCGGAGCTTCCGGCTGGAGCGCTTCCTGCGGGCCCACCAGCGGCAGCACACGGGCGAGCGCCCCTTCACCTGCGCCGAGTGCGGGAAGAACTTCGGCAAGAAGACCCACCTGGTGGCCCACTCCCGGGTCCACTCCGGCGAGCGGCCCTTTGCCTGCGAGGAGTGCGGGCGCCGCTTCTCCCAGGGGAGCCACCTGGCCGCCCACCGGCGCGACCACGCGCCCGAGCGGCCCTTCGTCTGCCCGGACTGCGGGAAGGCTTTCCGCCACAAGCCCTACCTGGCCGCCCACCGGCGCATCCACACGGGCGAGAAGCCCTACGTCTGCCCCGACTGCGGCAAAGCCTTCAGCCAGAAGTCCAACCTGGTGTCCCATCGGCGCATCCACACGGGCGAGCGCCCCTACGCCTGCCCTGACTGCGACCGCAGCTTCAGCCAGAAGTCCAACCTCATCACCCACCGCAAGAGCCACATCCGGGACGGCGCCTTCTGCTGCGCCATCTGTGGCCAGACCTTTGACGACGAGGAGAAGCTTCTGGCCCATCAGAAGAAGCATGACGTCTGA
- the REPIN1 gene encoding replication initiator 1 isoform X3: MGVGVSLLLQFSLTSGGYQSVGRSRRSSRRSIPRSLPGRSWKKPHLLLHSLQAEEEPMLERRCRGPVAMGPAQPRLLSGPSQESRQTVEKEPQGLRLQGTALAQKGGQAPSRAHRCAHCRRHFPGWVALWLHARRCQARLPLPCPECGRRFRHAPFLALHCQLHASATPDLGFACHLCGQSFRGWVALVLHLRAHSAAKRPIACPDCERRFWRRKQLRAHLRRCHPPAPEARPFICGNCGRSFAQWDQLVAHKRVHVAEALEEAAAKALGPRPRGRPAVTAPRPGGDAVDRPFQCACCGKRFRHKPNLIAHRRVHTGERPHQCPECGKRFTNKPYLTSHRRIHTGEKPYPCTECGRRFRHKPNLLSHSKIHKRSEGSAQGAPGSGSPQLPVRPPEPSSEPAPEPPLKPAPEPPGAAGERPRAPAEAPPSLYSCEDCGRSFRLERFLRAHQRQHTGERPFTCAECGKNFGKKTHLVAHSRVHSGERPFACEECGRRFSQGSHLAAHRRDHAPERPFVCPDCGKAFRHKPYLAAHRRIHTGEKPYVCPDCGKAFSQKSNLVSHRRIHTGERPYACPDCDRSFSQKSNLITHRKSHIRDGAFCCAICGQTFDDEEKLLAHQKKHDV; the protein is encoded by the exons ATGGGGGTAGGGGTGTCTTTACTGCTGCAGTTTTCTCTGACATCTGGGGGCTACCAGAGTGTGGGCCGAAGCAGGCGCTCCAGCCGCAGAAGTATCCCCAGGAGCCTCCCCGGGAGGAGCTGGAAAAAGCCTCATCTCCTGCTCCACAGCCTCCAGG CAGAGGAAGAACCGATGCTGGAACGTCGCTGCAGGGGCCCCGTGGCCATGGGCCCCGCCCAGCCCCGACTCCTTTCAGGGCCCTCCCAGGAGTCGCGGCAGACCGTGGAGAAGGAGCCCCAGGGGCTGAGGTTACAAGGCACTGCGCTGGCCCAGAAGGGCGGCCAGGCCCCAAGTCGGGCCCATCGTTGTGCCCACTGTCGAAGGCACTTCCCGGGCTGGGTGGCCCTCTGGCTTCACGCCAGGCGCTGCCAGGCCCGCCTGCCCCTGCCCTGTCCTGAATGTGGCCGTCGCTTCCGCCATGCCCCTTTCTTGGCACTGCACTGCCAGCTCCATGCATCCGCCACCCCAGACCTGGGCTTCGCCTGCCACCTCTGCGGGCAGAGCTTCCGAGGCTGGGTGGCCCTGGTTCTGCACCTGCGGGCCCACTCGGCGGCAAAGCGGCCCATCGCCTGTCCCGACTGCGAGAGACGCTTCTGGCGGAGAAAGCAGCTGCGGGCCCATCTGCGGCGCTGCCACCCGCCGGCCCCCGAGGCCCGGCCCTTCATATGCGGCAACTGCGGCCGCAGCTTCGCCCAGTGGGACCAGCTGGTTGCTCACAAGCGGGTTCACGTGGCCGAGGCCCTGGAAGAGGCAGCGGCCAAGGCTCTCGGGCCCCGGCCCCGGGGCCGCCCGGCGGTGACCGCGCCCCGGCCGGGTGGAGACGCCGTCGACCGCCCCTTCCAGTGTGCCTGCTGCGGCAAGCGCTTCCGCCACAAGCCCAACCTGATCGCCCACCGCCGCGTGCACACGGGCGAGCGGCCCCACCAGTGCCCCGAGTGCGGGAAGCGCTTCACCAATAAGCCCTACCTGACCTCGCACCGGCGCATCCACACGGGCGAGAAGCCCTACCCGTGCACCGAGTGCGGCCGCCGCTTCCGCCACAAACCCAACCTGCTGTCGCACAGCAAGATCCACAAGCGCTCCGAAGGCTCTGCCCAGGGTGCCCCCGGCTCGGGGAGCCCCCAGCTGCCCGTCCGCCCCCCGGAGCCCTCGTCAGAGCCCGCCCCGGAGCCCCCGCTGAAGCCGGCCCCCGAGCCTCCGGGGGCCGCAGGGGAGCGGCCgcgggccccggcggaggccccgCCCTCTCTGTACAGCTGCGAGGACTGTGGGCGGAGCTTCCGGCTGGAGCGCTTCCTGCGGGCCCACCAGCGGCAGCACACGGGCGAGCGCCCCTTCACCTGCGCCGAGTGCGGGAAGAACTTCGGCAAGAAGACCCACCTGGTGGCCCACTCCCGGGTCCACTCCGGCGAGCGGCCCTTTGCCTGCGAGGAGTGCGGGCGCCGCTTCTCCCAGGGGAGCCACCTGGCCGCCCACCGGCGCGACCACGCGCCCGAGCGGCCCTTCGTCTGCCCGGACTGCGGGAAGGCTTTCCGCCACAAGCCCTACCTGGCCGCCCACCGGCGCATCCACACGGGCGAGAAGCCCTACGTCTGCCCCGACTGCGGCAAAGCCTTCAGCCAGAAGTCCAACCTGGTGTCCCATCGGCGCATCCACACGGGCGAGCGCCCCTACGCCTGCCCTGACTGCGACCGCAGCTTCAGCCAGAAGTCCAACCTCATCACCCACCGCAAGAGCCACATCCGGGACGGCGCCTTCTGCTGCGCCATCTGTGGCCAGACCTTTGACGACGAGGAGAAGCTTCTGGCCCATCAGAAGAAGCATGACGTCTGA
- the REPIN1 gene encoding replication initiator 1 isoform X1, producing MDARRGSALPAGEFSLTSGGYQSVGRSRRSSRRSIPRSLPGRSWKKPHLLLHSLQAEEEPMLERRCRGPVAMGPAQPRLLSGPSQESRQTVEKEPQGLRLQGTALAQKGGQAPSRAHRCAHCRRHFPGWVALWLHARRCQARLPLPCPECGRRFRHAPFLALHCQLHASATPDLGFACHLCGQSFRGWVALVLHLRAHSAAKRPIACPDCERRFWRRKQLRAHLRRCHPPAPEARPFICGNCGRSFAQWDQLVAHKRVHVAEALEEAAAKALGPRPRGRPAVTAPRPGGDAVDRPFQCACCGKRFRHKPNLIAHRRVHTGERPHQCPECGKRFTNKPYLTSHRRIHTGEKPYPCTECGRRFRHKPNLLSHSKIHKRSEGSAQGAPGSGSPQLPVRPPEPSSEPAPEPPLKPAPEPPGAAGERPRAPAEAPPSLYSCEDCGRSFRLERFLRAHQRQHTGERPFTCAECGKNFGKKTHLVAHSRVHSGERPFACEECGRRFSQGSHLAAHRRDHAPERPFVCPDCGKAFRHKPYLAAHRRIHTGEKPYVCPDCGKAFSQKSNLVSHRRIHTGERPYACPDCDRSFSQKSNLITHRKSHIRDGAFCCAICGQTFDDEEKLLAHQKKHDV from the exons ATGGACGCGCGACGCGGCTCCGCGCTCCCCGCCGGAGAG TTTTCTCTGACATCTGGGGGCTACCAGAGTGTGGGCCGAAGCAGGCGCTCCAGCCGCAGAAGTATCCCCAGGAGCCTCCCCGGGAGGAGCTGGAAAAAGCCTCATCTCCTGCTCCACAGCCTCCAGG CAGAGGAAGAACCGATGCTGGAACGTCGCTGCAGGGGCCCCGTGGCCATGGGCCCCGCCCAGCCCCGACTCCTTTCAGGGCCCTCCCAGGAGTCGCGGCAGACCGTGGAGAAGGAGCCCCAGGGGCTGAGGTTACAAGGCACTGCGCTGGCCCAGAAGGGCGGCCAGGCCCCAAGTCGGGCCCATCGTTGTGCCCACTGTCGAAGGCACTTCCCGGGCTGGGTGGCCCTCTGGCTTCACGCCAGGCGCTGCCAGGCCCGCCTGCCCCTGCCCTGTCCTGAATGTGGCCGTCGCTTCCGCCATGCCCCTTTCTTGGCACTGCACTGCCAGCTCCATGCATCCGCCACCCCAGACCTGGGCTTCGCCTGCCACCTCTGCGGGCAGAGCTTCCGAGGCTGGGTGGCCCTGGTTCTGCACCTGCGGGCCCACTCGGCGGCAAAGCGGCCCATCGCCTGTCCCGACTGCGAGAGACGCTTCTGGCGGAGAAAGCAGCTGCGGGCCCATCTGCGGCGCTGCCACCCGCCGGCCCCCGAGGCCCGGCCCTTCATATGCGGCAACTGCGGCCGCAGCTTCGCCCAGTGGGACCAGCTGGTTGCTCACAAGCGGGTTCACGTGGCCGAGGCCCTGGAAGAGGCAGCGGCCAAGGCTCTCGGGCCCCGGCCCCGGGGCCGCCCGGCGGTGACCGCGCCCCGGCCGGGTGGAGACGCCGTCGACCGCCCCTTCCAGTGTGCCTGCTGCGGCAAGCGCTTCCGCCACAAGCCCAACCTGATCGCCCACCGCCGCGTGCACACGGGCGAGCGGCCCCACCAGTGCCCCGAGTGCGGGAAGCGCTTCACCAATAAGCCCTACCTGACCTCGCACCGGCGCATCCACACGGGCGAGAAGCCCTACCCGTGCACCGAGTGCGGCCGCCGCTTCCGCCACAAACCCAACCTGCTGTCGCACAGCAAGATCCACAAGCGCTCCGAAGGCTCTGCCCAGGGTGCCCCCGGCTCGGGGAGCCCCCAGCTGCCCGTCCGCCCCCCGGAGCCCTCGTCAGAGCCCGCCCCGGAGCCCCCGCTGAAGCCGGCCCCCGAGCCTCCGGGGGCCGCAGGGGAGCGGCCgcgggccccggcggaggccccgCCCTCTCTGTACAGCTGCGAGGACTGTGGGCGGAGCTTCCGGCTGGAGCGCTTCCTGCGGGCCCACCAGCGGCAGCACACGGGCGAGCGCCCCTTCACCTGCGCCGAGTGCGGGAAGAACTTCGGCAAGAAGACCCACCTGGTGGCCCACTCCCGGGTCCACTCCGGCGAGCGGCCCTTTGCCTGCGAGGAGTGCGGGCGCCGCTTCTCCCAGGGGAGCCACCTGGCCGCCCACCGGCGCGACCACGCGCCCGAGCGGCCCTTCGTCTGCCCGGACTGCGGGAAGGCTTTCCGCCACAAGCCCTACCTGGCCGCCCACCGGCGCATCCACACGGGCGAGAAGCCCTACGTCTGCCCCGACTGCGGCAAAGCCTTCAGCCAGAAGTCCAACCTGGTGTCCCATCGGCGCATCCACACGGGCGAGCGCCCCTACGCCTGCCCTGACTGCGACCGCAGCTTCAGCCAGAAGTCCAACCTCATCACCCACCGCAAGAGCCACATCCGGGACGGCGCCTTCTGCTGCGCCATCTGTGGCCAGACCTTTGACGACGAGGAGAAGCTTCTGGCCCATCAGAAGAAGCATGACGTCTGA
- the REPIN1 gene encoding replication initiator 1 isoform X6, with amino-acid sequence MLERRCRGPVAMGPAQPRLLSGPSQESRQTVEKEPQGLRLQGTALAQKGGQAPSRAHRCAHCRRHFPGWVALWLHARRCQARLPLPCPECGRRFRHAPFLALHCQLHASATPDLGFACHLCGQSFRGWVALVLHLRAHSAAKRPIACPDCERRFWRRKQLRAHLRRCHPPAPEARPFICGNCGRSFAQWDQLVAHKRVHVAEALEEAAAKALGPRPRGRPAVTAPRPGGDAVDRPFQCACCGKRFRHKPNLIAHRRVHTGERPHQCPECGKRFTNKPYLTSHRRIHTGEKPYPCTECGRRFRHKPNLLSHSKIHKRSEGSAQGAPGSGSPQLPVRPPEPSSEPAPEPPLKPAPEPPGAAGERPRAPAEAPPSLYSCEDCGRSFRLERFLRAHQRQHTGERPFTCAECGKNFGKKTHLVAHSRVHSGERPFACEECGRRFSQGSHLAAHRRDHAPERPFVCPDCGKAFRHKPYLAAHRRIHTGEKPYVCPDCGKAFSQKSNLVSHRRIHTGERPYACPDCDRSFSQKSNLITHRKSHIRDGAFCCAICGQTFDDEEKLLAHQKKHDV; translated from the coding sequence ATGCTGGAACGTCGCTGCAGGGGCCCCGTGGCCATGGGCCCCGCCCAGCCCCGACTCCTTTCAGGGCCCTCCCAGGAGTCGCGGCAGACCGTGGAGAAGGAGCCCCAGGGGCTGAGGTTACAAGGCACTGCGCTGGCCCAGAAGGGCGGCCAGGCCCCAAGTCGGGCCCATCGTTGTGCCCACTGTCGAAGGCACTTCCCGGGCTGGGTGGCCCTCTGGCTTCACGCCAGGCGCTGCCAGGCCCGCCTGCCCCTGCCCTGTCCTGAATGTGGCCGTCGCTTCCGCCATGCCCCTTTCTTGGCACTGCACTGCCAGCTCCATGCATCCGCCACCCCAGACCTGGGCTTCGCCTGCCACCTCTGCGGGCAGAGCTTCCGAGGCTGGGTGGCCCTGGTTCTGCACCTGCGGGCCCACTCGGCGGCAAAGCGGCCCATCGCCTGTCCCGACTGCGAGAGACGCTTCTGGCGGAGAAAGCAGCTGCGGGCCCATCTGCGGCGCTGCCACCCGCCGGCCCCCGAGGCCCGGCCCTTCATATGCGGCAACTGCGGCCGCAGCTTCGCCCAGTGGGACCAGCTGGTTGCTCACAAGCGGGTTCACGTGGCCGAGGCCCTGGAAGAGGCAGCGGCCAAGGCTCTCGGGCCCCGGCCCCGGGGCCGCCCGGCGGTGACCGCGCCCCGGCCGGGTGGAGACGCCGTCGACCGCCCCTTCCAGTGTGCCTGCTGCGGCAAGCGCTTCCGCCACAAGCCCAACCTGATCGCCCACCGCCGCGTGCACACGGGCGAGCGGCCCCACCAGTGCCCCGAGTGCGGGAAGCGCTTCACCAATAAGCCCTACCTGACCTCGCACCGGCGCATCCACACGGGCGAGAAGCCCTACCCGTGCACCGAGTGCGGCCGCCGCTTCCGCCACAAACCCAACCTGCTGTCGCACAGCAAGATCCACAAGCGCTCCGAAGGCTCTGCCCAGGGTGCCCCCGGCTCGGGGAGCCCCCAGCTGCCCGTCCGCCCCCCGGAGCCCTCGTCAGAGCCCGCCCCGGAGCCCCCGCTGAAGCCGGCCCCCGAGCCTCCGGGGGCCGCAGGGGAGCGGCCgcgggccccggcggaggccccgCCCTCTCTGTACAGCTGCGAGGACTGTGGGCGGAGCTTCCGGCTGGAGCGCTTCCTGCGGGCCCACCAGCGGCAGCACACGGGCGAGCGCCCCTTCACCTGCGCCGAGTGCGGGAAGAACTTCGGCAAGAAGACCCACCTGGTGGCCCACTCCCGGGTCCACTCCGGCGAGCGGCCCTTTGCCTGCGAGGAGTGCGGGCGCCGCTTCTCCCAGGGGAGCCACCTGGCCGCCCACCGGCGCGACCACGCGCCCGAGCGGCCCTTCGTCTGCCCGGACTGCGGGAAGGCTTTCCGCCACAAGCCCTACCTGGCCGCCCACCGGCGCATCCACACGGGCGAGAAGCCCTACGTCTGCCCCGACTGCGGCAAAGCCTTCAGCCAGAAGTCCAACCTGGTGTCCCATCGGCGCATCCACACGGGCGAGCGCCCCTACGCCTGCCCTGACTGCGACCGCAGCTTCAGCCAGAAGTCCAACCTCATCACCCACCGCAAGAGCCACATCCGGGACGGCGCCTTCTGCTGCGCCATCTGTGGCCAGACCTTTGACGACGAGGAGAAGCTTCTGGCCCATCAGAAGAAGCATGACGTCTGA